GAGAGATTTCCAAGGGAAATAAATTAGATTTTAAAATATTAAAAAGGGCATTAACCGTAGCAGTACCAAAAAAGTAAGCGGAATAACGCTAAATTTATAATAATCTGGAGGTGTTTTAATGTTACCGGTTATATATTTGTACAATATTCGAATTTATCCATATGGGATGATGATGGGCATAGGAATAGCATCTGCAGTGATACTGTTCGAGAAAAAGTGCAAGAGGCTCGGATTCAATGAGGATTCGGCGTTTAATGCGGCAATAATATCTGTCATAGGCGGCCTTATCGGTTCAAAAATATTTTACTATATAGTTGAATATAAAGAATTTTTAAAGAATCCTCTGGATATGATAAAGGATTTTGGAAATGGATTTTTGATATATGGCGGAGTAGCCGGCGGTGTACTGGCGGCATACCTGTATACGCGGAAAAAAGGGTGGCCATTTCTCAAGATATTTGATATTGCTGCGCCTTTTATAGCGCTGGCTCAGGGGTTTGGAAGGATAGGATGCTTGTTTGCAGGCTGCTGTTATGGAAAAGAAACAAGGTCCGTTTTTTCAATAAGGCTGAATAATTCGCCCTTCGCGCCACATGATGTAAATCTTATTCCCACGCAGATTATATCAAGCATAGTTGATTTTTCGATATTCGCGATACTTATAATATTCGATAACAGAAAGAAGAATAAAAATGACGGTGAGACAGGAGCGCTTTATCTGCTTTTATATGGCATAGCAAGATTTATAATAGAATATTTCAGGGGCGACCCGAGAGGCACTGTATTTAATATAATGTCTACATCGCAGTTTATTTGCATATTTGCCGTAGCTGCTTCAATAATAATGTTCCGTATTGCCGCGAATAAGAGAAGAAAGGCTATTGAGGAATTTTATGATCGGGAAGATGATGATAATTCTCAGGCTATATTGAGTGTTGATACAGAAAAAAGCGAAAATAAAAATGACGTTAAAGGTAATGCCGGCAAGTTATCGTAAAAACATGGCATGGGTTATAAGGCTGCAGTCTTATAGGTATATAAAGATGATTTGAAGAATATTATTTCAATCGCTAAGCTCACAGTCTTTAGAGTCTGTAAACTNNNNNNNNNNTATTTGAAGAATATTATTTCAATCGCTAAGCTCACAGTCTTTAGAGTCTGTAAACTCGTTCAGGGCAGAATCAAAACTCGCTTCGCAAAAGATTGATTCTGCTTATCCTGAAGCTAAAGTTAACAGACTCTAAAGACTTTCCGCTAATTGCTCTTTCCATAATATTCTTCAAATCATAAAAAATATACCACCAGCCTTATAACCAAAATAGTTAGTGCTTTTCTCCTAGATATGCCTTTTTTACAGTGTCATTTTGAAGAAGTTCCTTGCCGGTTCCTTTAAGTATTATCCTTCCTGTTTCAAGTACATAGCCTAAATCGGCTATTTTAAG
The window above is part of the Clostridiales bacterium genome. Proteins encoded here:
- the lgt gene encoding prolipoprotein diacylglyceryl transferase, producing the protein MLPVIYLYNIRIYPYGMMMGIGIASAVILFEKKCKRLGFNEDSAFNAAIISVIGGLIGSKIFYYIVEYKEFLKNPLDMIKDFGNGFLIYGGVAGGVLAAYLYTRKKGWPFLKIFDIAAPFIALAQGFGRIGCLFAGCCYGKETRSVFSIRLNNSPFAPHDVNLIPTQIISSIVDFSIFAILIIFDNRKKNKNDGETGALYLLLYGIARFIIEYFRGDPRGTVFNIMSTSQFICIFAVAASIIMFRIAANKRRKAIEEFYDREDDDNSQAILSVDTEKSENKNDVKGNAGKLS